The DNA region ATACAGTTGTGCCATGAAAACAAGCTTAATTTTATATTTCAACCTTTAAGGATCCCTGTCAGCCTTAAGATCAGTGTGTCAACTTTATAACATAGGTTCTGCGTCGTTGTGGACATGCATGTAGAATCTGGGTAAGCATTAACTAAATTAGTGCTAACTGGGAATTAGTAGCTTTCAGAGAGCAAACAGACAATCATATCTTAGTGATGGGAAAGTGTTCTTACAGGTAATCTCCGTCAATTTAAGACATCAGTTAAAACcacatcccttctaaaagctacgATCGGTGCTTtcggagtttttttttttttttatgaagcatGCTTCcaaactgtttttgaaatgtgGGGTAATATAATGTAGAGTATCTGGTTATTAATGgtactctcttaaccctctcttcccttttcttataatCAAGGAGTTCATTCCTATTCAACATAGGGatctaaaaatacaaacacatacagtttattttgttagcttGACTATCCCAGCTTTATTtggtcagctgctggtcagaagGAAAGAACGAATTGAAAATGATAGCATTGAGTAGCAAAGCCCGGTACACAGCTAACAGGCACCATGATGTTTCAATAAACTTGAGTTGACTCAAAAATAAATAGtactctaaaaggtgagtgatttaatTCAAGATTTAAAGGAAAAACGCAAAGAGCAAGCCTAGTTATCAGTATATTGACTGTAGTTTATCATACCGGGCTGGGTTTTCCAATGCTGTTGTCATGTTGCTAGACTGTGGTGCACTTCTCTACTGGAATAACCTCTGGTATCTTTCTGGAGCGCAGGCTCTGAGGAGAGACTGGCAGAACTTCAAGCAGCTCCACAAGCACTTTGTCCAGAGAGAGACTCTGTCCGTGCAGTGGGACAGGATCTGCAAACCCCCACTGGAGGCAgtgagtacccccccccccccaatactgCACGACCGAGGCCAGGCTGAGAGAGGCCCTGATAGGTGAGGTACAGGGTCTCAGACTGGCCGCACCCtcgctgtgtcctgtgttgtcccTGTCACACTGATATTTTGGATATTTTTAAGGTGGCATCATAGGGGGGATATATTCCCATGTTCATACATTTCTCTTAGAAGCACTGCAGTGTGTCCAAAATCTCCCTCCTGCAAGAGTTCGGGGAATtagtggtgtattgtgggaacacAAAACCAGTAACCGGgagtccccgagggtctcccctagTAAAGGCAGGCCCACGTGTGGtgaagggtgagtcatacagtcaagggATCCCGCAGGGAGCATTGAATCTGGCgctgggttagggaggcaaaaccaacagggactgtttctcctcaccgctctgcagcagcccctactggccaggtgagcgcagggcttgtcctccagggggcggtagctcacATCCGCTGTGGCACGCCTTGGTGTATAGAGGCAGTAGGCAGAAAATGGggttactgaattaaaaaaagaaaaaatggaacaAGCGTGTTTTTTGACTGAAGATCTCAGgactgtttacaaaactgatgatGTAGTTTATGGCTGGCGCTATAGAGTTCAGAGTCACTGAACAGGGTGTTTATAGACGGTGAACTTTGGTCAGCTAGTCCTGAAACATTTATATAGTAGTGATATATTGGGGCTTGTGCAATGCTGGAGATTAAACATCAAGGagttgaatttgaatcagctgcctTTCAAATCAGTACAACCCTAGAAAGAAAGCATATTCAGTAGTTCCAGGTCTAGCCGTTTGTGTAATGTTCTGTGTAGCTTCTTGTTAGTTTTAGATTGTAGAAATTGTTATAGTCCTTCAAGGTAGAGGGCTTTAAGATGAGATGTTTGCTTACAAGTgacggccaaaaatgaaatatttgtcaTTGGgtacatttgcagaaatgaacttgtctatagACCGTGTGCATCAAATCCTATGCGGTTGTGCTAGCTCATTTGAAGGTCATTTTTCCTGCTTTTTATTCTTCCAAGGAAACTTTTGGCTGAACTATCATTCCTCTTCAGGCTCCCTGAacttaaaatacataatttaaggTAATAAACGAGAGACATCTTCTGTCGCTCCTCAAAACAGATACAGGCCTACGAGACTGTCCAAGCCAGGGCCTTGCCTGAAGACATCTCCTCCCTGCTGAACAAGCTGGTGGTGGTGAAGCTCAATGGAGGGCTGGGGACCAGCATGGGCGTGCAGGGCCCCAAAGGGCTGATGGAAGTGCGTGATGACAACACCTTCCTGGACCTGACGATCCAGCAAATTGAGGTGAGTCTGAAAACTACAGAGAAACACGGAGGGCGATAATAATCAAATGATAACCTCTTCATATCTGGTGGTCCTGAGTGCAGCGTTACCAGATTCCAGAGTGAAAAATTGgggcttttttcttcttttttcattgaCGCTGTAGCTACCCGAAAGCTGTTaaaaaaacagtatgtaataacataatcttaatttaaaattaaacatcggtgtatttattgcagatcataacaactcacTGTTTGCTTTCTACGGTCgtctaatcaatcaatcaatcaatcaatattttttttatatagcgccattcATAGTGGATCACAAAACGCTTTAATCAAAACATGCTAAATGTACATGAAGctagtttagaagaaaaaaaaaatcagctattGTCATTTAAACATGTGATGTACATGTAATGAGAATCATTGAACAAATATTCCAGGAAATTGTTTGCTTTATTTGAGAGAATCTCTGATGCCTTGCTTTTGTCTCCTTGCTGTTGATCCCATGATCGTTCACAGAGATGCGCTgtgtttgcagtgcgcaggtgtagaggtgatacaGTGCTCAGGGACGATTTGAAACAACACacttaaacagctctttattggGCTGGGTTTCTTGTTTACCTGGCTCTACAGATGCtgttagtgaaagtggtgattcacaggtttatacgtgcacaatggtgaagtggaGTCTGGGTTTAATTGCTCGTTGTTTAGCTACAGCGCCAGCCTTCTATAAATGACAAACGTGAcagtttaatagagaaacaaaacaacacacacaaacttgTCTTTAGAGCACAGTACTCCTTCACTGGTCCTTTTGAatccataacaaaggaacaggtagctttgccacatcccctgatataccctcagtcacgcccccttctgTGGCGAGTCCAATCaggtctcctccaatccatgactgacacatcgcctaccgcattaaggcggagacttctggtattgtgactccgccccctttctggatggccgacttccaactgaccttggaatgaactgccaaaccatccagtccggggcacactgttcctgtcaTGCACAGCCAGTCAGGGATCACCCAGGTTATTCAGCCTCATTCTCATTCGTTATTTGAATTAGTTGAATTGAGGCGAGCAGGTAAATCTCGAGTCGAAAAAACTAGGTGACAAAACATCCCAGATTGCACTGCGGTTTGTATAGTTTGTACTTCCAggtcaagaaaataaaaaccacagcATGAAAACTAAGGTGTCACAATGAAAGGGATATTTGTTCAACACCAAGGGTTTAATTCCCATCTGGCTCTATGACCTGTCTCCTGTTGCAGCACCTCAATAAGACTCACAACTGTGACGTGCCCCTCGTCCTGATGAACTCGTCCCTCACTGAGGAGGACACGCAGAGAAGCCTGCAGAGATACAGCCACTGCTCCGTCAAGATCCACACCTTCCTGCAGAGCAGGTGAGACCTCTTAGTGCTGCGCTCCAACCACCTTTAAACATTCAGAGAATAATCCCGTCACCTGAGATTCCTCTTCCACACAATCGCAGAGCACCCAGATCGCACAGCAGTGCTGACTGGAACGACTGGGGTGGGACCAGAAGACCGGCGCTGTTGCAGGGGGAGCGTGATCTGGCTATGCTGTGATCCCGAGAAgagatcatttatttttaaactcctTAATCAACaaggaaattaaaattaaaacaccaAATCTTAAACGGCTCCAGcagtatctacacacacacactgctacaacGCTGTTGCAAGAGGGAGCCAACAAACTTCTTGAAAGAAATTACCCCCTTAATATTGATAGACTGAAATGACAGCCTTGTTATGTACAAGATGCAAATTGTTCCTCTACAGTGGCATACAGCCCACAAACTTAACAGCACTTCAGATAATAGAGACAGAAGATATGGCCGTTTTTGTGGATCATGCATTTCTCGGGCTGGTGTCTCTCCCCCTCCAGGTACCCTCTAGTGCGGAAGGACACCATGCTGCCCCTGCTCCCCCCTGCAGGGTGGGCTCTCTCTGGCCACGGGGACGTGTACGCCAGCCTGTGTCGCTCGGGCCTGGCGGAGCTCTTCACAGAGCAGGGGAAAGAGATCCTCTTCATCTCCAACATGGACAACCTGGGAGCCAGCGTGGATTTGCACATCCTCAACCAGCTGCTGCAGGAAGAGTCCTCCGCCAGCGGGGGGCGCTGCGACTTCCTCATGGAGGTGACTGACAGGACGAGGGCTGATGTCAGGGTAAGGAGGTACCCTCTTGGATTGGGTGGTCCATTAAAAAGAGTCTCTCCTGGTTAAATCACTTCTTAACCTAATCTTATGTTAATATAACTACACTCTTCTCTAAACTCAGTGTCCCAGAACCCTCTGCAGGGTAAACATCAAACGCAATTCCTTTCCCATTACACATATCACATTTTTCAGCATATTCCTGATTTGagatttttattcacacatcacagGTAAATAAACTAGGCAACTACTtttattttcaacttttactcagaAACATTCAccaagagagagagatttttcttCTCAAAGTCCATCCACGCAGCAAACTTGACTGAAACAAGTGGCCTGTTGTAGGAACAGAAAAGCAGCGCTGTTGCAGGGGGGAGCGTGAtctggacatatatatatatatatatatatatatatatatatatatatatatcgcgagaagagatatatatattttttttaataaacaaggattcaaattaaaaagacaaacttcTTACAACTGTGCAAGATGTTTCAATTCTGCCTTAGATTTGAAATCCTTGACAAATTGTGAAGCTGCAATATACTCTTCTGTAAAACTTGGAAAAAGGTTGAaattggcaatttttaaaaaatatattttttactatttttcatatttcaataattttttgggaggtgtgaaaaaaaaaaaaaaaaaatcgttccacaacaaaataaattatttcactgGAAAGATCTACTTGATGCCTCACGTTTATGACCAAATATGATCATTCCCCGTAGGCAGCATagagttaaaaataaaacgaaatATAACAATTCCTACACACACGCTGAACTTCACTTTGGGGTGAGACAATAGTTCTTCGTTTTCAACGCGTTTCTGGAGTGGCGGCTGCCAAGATTGGAACACAACTCAACGTGGCGTCAATCCTGGCAGGCACTATTgtaggaacataagaacaaaagaaagtttacaaacgagaggaggccattcggcccatcttgctcgtttggttgttagtagcttattgatcccagaatctcatcaagcagcttcttgaaggatcccagggtgtcagcttcaacaacattactggggagttgattccagaccctcacaattctctgtgtaaaaaagtgcctcctatttttgtgacccctggtccttgtttcttttttcaggtcaaaaaagtcccttgggtcgacactgtcaataccttttagaattttgaatgcttgaattaggtcgccacgtagtcttctttgttcaagactgaacagattcaattcttttagcctgtctgcatatgacatgccttttaagtctggaataattctggtcgctcttctttgcactctttctagagcagcaatatcttttttatagcgaggtgaccagaactgaacacaatattcaagatgaggtcttactagttcattgtacagttttaacattacttcccttggtttaaattcagcacttttcacaatgtatccgagcatcttgttagccttttttatagctttcccacattgtctagatgaagacatttctgagtcaacaaaaactcctaagtctttttcatagattccttctccaatttcagtatctcccatgtgatatttataatgtacatttttatttccttttgggATGAAATGAAATTGtcccacacagtcattctgcattgggaGTCATGTGATAATATTTGGGTTACCACCTTCCCTGTGGGACAGATGTTTGACCCTATGGCATGTATTCTTAGAGGAGACCATGTCAGTGATCTAATAATGAAGGGAGGGGTCTGAGTGGGTGGGAGGAGTGGCCAGTTGAAGTCCCGCCCCTAATCATTGTGTTTCAAAGCTACCATCATTTTGATTGCCATGTTCCTAAAAAAATAGCCAACATTTTGAGGTACTTGTGAGACTGAACGGTAAAATCCATGTCTCAGGTCAGAGGAGGTGATGATCTAGTCAGGGATAgaatttagtaagtaaggggtctgattGGATAAAAGGGGCAGTAAATGTTCCAACGCGGTCAAGGCTGGTGACATCATCAGTGTATTGATCTTGTTGTCCACAGGGGGGCACTCTAATAGAGCTGGATGGGAAACTGCAGCTGCTGGAGATTGCTCAGGTGCCCAAGGAACATACAGACGAGTTCATGTCTGTGTCTGAGTTCAAGATCTTCAACACTAATAACCTGTGGGTGTCTCTGGAGTGTGTGAGGAGACTCGTCAGAGAGCACGCTGTACACATGGAGATCATAGCAAGCAGCCAGGTAAAGGGGCCGCTGCCCAGACCTGCTCCTTTTCAGCGTTTACTTCTCACGGGCTCAGAAGATAACACATCACTCGTCTTTCAGAGTGTTTGACAAGGTTGAGCACTTTCAGGTTCTGAGTCGTTTGTGAGCAGCTGAGCTGAGCCGCGATTGAGTGGGGCGGAGACACTGGGATCCAAAGCCAATAACAGGAAAGCGTCGGGTATGATTGACACCCGTTTCATTGCTGGGGTTTCTCTTGGATATCCCGGGTGCGTTTGATCAGAAGCAAAGAATGAATTGAAAATTTAGTAGCAAAGCCCCTGCAGCCCGGTGCACAGCTAACAGGTCCCATGACGTTTCAATGAAGAACTTGAGTCAAAAATACATACTTTATTCTAAAAGAGAAGTGatttaatgcagtattttgtgAGCTCTTGAAAACTAAACGCTGAAAAGAAGTAAGCCAAGTAAAATCAGTTTCCTGACCACTTTAAAAGCCAGCATAGTATTCAGAACAGGTTTTGTAACACACTGATAGTGTAAAGAACCTGTGTAGCTAGTAGCTGTCTATACAGGACTTTCAGAGCACCTCTTGAGATTGTATATGTGTGTTCTATCAGTGGGATTCTGCTGTGGCATTTGAAATGAATACCAGTTGAATTAGAAAGAGTTTGATAAACAAGTCAAAGTGGTGAATGAGATACTCCATAGCTTCTCATGCCTTATCATTATTCCTTGCATTGGAAGAATAATGTGTTACTGCATCTGCACTTCCAGTAACGTAGAATTGAAATACCAAAAGGGGGTATGAGACTAGAATATGCACACCAAGAGAAAGACCAGACAACCAAGCAGCAATCAAACAGGCAAACAGACTGCCGGTTTAGAGTATAGCCAGAAGTGTAGAGCACAAATCAAAGGGGGTCATGATGAGCTTGTATAACACAATGGTGAGCTCCTGAACTCAACCCTAATGGAGTCTTTGAGCAATTACAGCAAGAACAAACAGGGGTTCATTCATCTGTAGACATAAATGTACCGGATCTTATAATGAAGGAAGAGGGACGGCATTTCTGTTTCCAGACCTGTATGGGAGCTGCCCTTGCTTCCAGCTATGCTTCAGATTCTCCTCTGTTTGTGGGTCGGAGTTTGATGCCTTACTGGTGCTGgtagctgcatgcccacctttgccTCGCCATGGTTTAAGATAATgaaaaaatacgtttttttttcatgcagttcATCGTTTGCAAACTGTGTAATTGTCGCCTGTCAGACAGAAAAGCTCAAATGAACCCTGATTGTAAACGTCTTAAAAGGGAAAGGGGCAAAGCTAAGAAAATGGAGCATCGAAGGTTTTAACAGTAAGTGTTGATTTCCTGCAACAGACTCTGCCCGGCGGTCAGGAGGTCATCCGGCTAGAGGTGGCCGCAGGCTCGGCCATCGGGAGTTTTGCGCGGCCGCGGGGGGTCAACGTGCCGCGCAGCCGCTTCCTGCCGGTCAAGACGACCTCCGACCTCCTGCTGGTCAGGTCCAACCTGTATGACCTGCGAGAGGGGGCTCTGGAGATGAGCGAGAGGAGAGAGTTCAAGACGGTGCCACTGGTCAAACTGGGAGCCCCCTTCACGAAGGTATCCTCTCACTGAATCGCACTCAGAGAAGCAATGTTAGGAACCAGCCTGCATTCGTATTCATTCACTGCACCTCACAGGTCTATAAGATGTGAGTTTTGCCTGCAAGTGATGGCAAGATATAAGCTATTTACTatagaagttgtttcacctttaataaaACTGCCATACATTATTTCTGGGAGCCCTACTGCATGAAGGCCCATTTCTGCCATTCTCCATCACTTAAAAGTCATTTTTCCATTCCACTTTTTAATGTGATAATCATTATGTGTTTTAGAATGATGTGATCAATATTAAAAGCTGGTATTATTTATGGtgcaattaattaaatattgGTGCACTTATTCCAGTTGAGTTAGTGTTGTCTTTCCTGGGTCACCTTGGGAAATCGTCCCGACCTCTTccctggcttctttcctgtcaataaccaatcagctgcttttccctattgactgacacgcTTTCGGGCCAGTAACAtaagccagaagacactgttgaggtgaaatgaccaggaAGCGCAAACAGATAAgctgagaataaggcatagaaactgagaactttctttagccTCGCGTAGAAccagatagcatgttttaaaatgaaaatatacgtGTGGTGTAACGCGAGTTTCTTTCAATACCTAACATTCGTGACCTGTACAGCTAACGTGTAAAACGATGATGATTATGAAGGATTTCGTTGGCTATAATTGAATAGGATCATTAGTAGATTGTGAGACTTTACTCCCCTGTGCTGTAAATACTGCACCTCGTTTTAACACTGTAGATGCGTTCCCAGTCGCTTCTTTAGCATCGCTACAGATCCCTGCAGTGTGGAGCGCTTCCAGATCACGGTGTCCTTTGTTTCCGCGGCAGGTTCAGGATCTGCGGACTCGTTTCGAGAACATTCCGGATCTCCTGGACCTCGATCACCTGACCGTCTCCGGCGACGTCACCTTTGGGAAGGATGTGGTCTTGAAGGTAAAAATTCAGAGACGCTCCCTTCCCCCTCTTAGAATGATAAATCACAGCCTTGACGTGGCATTGACTGCACAagctgctggaaggtgtctcgagggatctgatcacagccttgacgtggCGTTGACTGCACAagctgctggaaggtgtctcgagggatctgatcacagccttgacgtggtgttgactgcacaagctgctggaaggtgtctcgagggatctgatcacagccttgacgtggCGTTGACTGCACAagctgctggaaggtgtctcgagggatctgatcacagccttgacgtggtgttgactgcacaaggtgctggaaggtgtctcgagggatctgatcacagccttgacgtggtgttgactgcacaaggtgctggaaggtgtctcgagggatctgatcacagccttgacgtggCGTTGActgcacaaggtgctggaaggtgtctcgagggatctgatcacagccttgacgtggCGTTGACTGCACAagctgctggaaggtgtctcgagggatctgatcacagccttgacgtggtgttgactgcacaagctgctggaaggtgtctcgagggatctgatcacagccttgacgtggtgttgactgcacaagctgctggaaggtgtctcgagggatctgatcacagccttgacgtggtgttgactgcacaaggtgctggaaggtgtctcgagggatctgatcacagccttgacgtggCGTTGACTGCACAagctgctggaaggtgtctcgagggatctgatcacagccttgacgtggtgttgactgcacaagctgctggaaggtgtctcgagggatctgatcacagccttgacgtggCGTCGACTGCACAagctgctggaaggtgtctcgagggatccATCCAGTCCTTCATATCTCACACTTGACGAGCCTCTCTAGTTTCCTCTCTGTCCGTCACTGTTTGCAGCTCCAGCTGTCTCTCTAGGCTTCCCTTTGCCCATTGCTGATCCACTCTGATGACTCTTGGAGCAGCCTGACCAGCAGGGCTGTCCTTGCTACTGTGGCCCCTGCTCCATGCACCCCCACTATCTCTCCAATGCTGTTTGATCTTTCCCCAGTCCTGGTAGACTGTTTGCGAgagtgctgctcccacagctttacagTGCTGCAGGGAAGTCATGTCACATCACCAGCCTAATCTCTAATCGAGGGCGATGCCAAATCCAATAGAccggtcctaataaagtggccaggcagtttAAAGGAGAATGTTCTGTCTTCATATTTTCTCTCCATCTGAaagtttttcatttctgtttgtttccccAGGGCACGGTTATCATTATATCGAATCACGGGTCCAGCATTGCCATACCGAGCGGTTCTGTTCTGGAGAATAAGGTGGTGTCAGGAAACCTGTGTGTACTGGACCACTGACCCACAGCCTGACTGTGACCAACACGTTCTCATGAAGAAACCAATCTGTTGCGATTGAGGCACACTGAGACTCGTGTTttatatctggtactgcactttAATCTCTGTTGCACATCTTTGGTCACTTGGAGGGTGAAATAGTCCCACCCCTTCTATGTCAGTAACCAACcggctgcttcccctgttgactgacatgctttcagccagtagcatgacccagaagacattgcgaaatgacccaggaagtacaagtgtTACGGATAAAACTTtccaatgcattagtaagacctcgtctagaatactgtgttcagttcttggccccctcgctacaaaaaggatattgctgctctagaaagagtgctggggcattcagaacagaaaataggaggcattttttttacacagagaattgtgagggtctggaaccaactccccagtaatgttgttgaagctgacaccctgggatccttcgagaagctgcttgatgagattctgggatcaataagctactaacaaccaaacgagcaagatgggccgaatggcctcctctcgtttgtaaactttcttatgctctttttatgttcttatttcttgAGAATAAGGCATGGAAACCGAGAGCTTTCTTTACCCTAAAGCTGTACCagatatcttgttttaaatcaaaatgcGTGTGTGCTAGAATAcatgattctttcaaaactgcaccttaGCGAACGGGAGAGCAAAAGAGGGAAGATTAGTGGAATGATCATGTTAGCTAAAATTACTGGAAAGCGTTCCAGACCCCCTGCAGCGTTCACAAGAAACGCACCCCGTTACCTGAGCTGTGTCCCACGCCTTCCGTATGGTCCCTTGTTGACATGCAAACGCTTTTGAAATCTGAATCGCAGATCCCGAGTCATAAATCATCTGGGCAATACAAGACAACTCCTCTGAGGATCACAGTgtgtccagatcacactcccgCCTGCAGCAACGTGCTGGTTCTCTGTTCCCACAAGACAGCTCTCAGACCAATCACCAATTCTCTCATTGAGTTCTCAAAAGCAATTCCCTCGCTGATATGTAATCGAACAGAAATGTttctatgttttgtattttaaatatgtgtgtaaatgtattttcaatccGTTAAATATATGTCTATTTAACTTTACCAGAATTTGTTCAACCTCTCTTTCTGGTTTAAAGGAAACCAAATCAAGCAACGAGACCGGTGCCCTTTTCAGTGCTCTGAAGACTAGTGGGcgaaactatttattttgtatggtttTACTTTCGGTACACGCATAGGGGTCCAAAATGAGAACAAAGTCACAACTGCTAAACCATGTGGACTGCTTTTCTGGTAATCGCTACATTTTTCAGCTGCCTTCTTTCCAATGTgaaaagcattttacaaaacGTTTCCTCTCCACGTACCGTAGTGATTGATCAACAGTGACACACCTACTAGCATTCATTCCAACACAAGTCTCATTATTTAATTAGGCAGCTACAGTGCATATAAACAGCTGTATTTTAAACCAGTCATTATATCAGTCTGGGAGTAGAACTGATGAGGGGTCTGGCGTGAGAATGTATAAAACACTTGATCTGAAGTGAAATTGATACTGAGAAACAGAACAGATGATATTTAGTTCCTCTACTTGAATTGGGAAACCAATTAAAATGAGAGCCGATCTGACTTCAGGGTTTCACTGTAGTCCTGTGCATTAATATGCAGAGACAAAGACAAAACTGCAGCAAAacttgatttgaaaatgtatttacaaaatctGTACATAATTATCAGAACTGGAAAATGATACAACACCGGGACCTGTTAGTATGAGCCTCAGTGCCATAAAGATTAAACTCTCTGCAGGAGGAGTTCAGTTTTAAAACGTTTTTAATTGTTCgttaaaataaatgctattttACTCGTTTACGCCCCCTGCCTGTTTGatgatgtttgtaatcattccGAGTTGACGTTTGCTCTCAACTCCAATACTCTAATACATCTAAATCTGCCTGTGCCCGGGTTTGAGCTTGTCTGCAGAATCCTAACTGACTGGACTGATCACTTCCCCATT from Polyodon spathula isolate WHYD16114869_AA unplaced genomic scaffold, ASM1765450v1 scaffolds_1677, whole genome shotgun sequence includes:
- the LOC121310024 gene encoding UTP--glucose-1-phosphate uridylyltransferase-like, which gives rise to MITPALEPVSQRQVQACPELPGSLETELEQLLESEPLEHAQALRRDWQNFKQLHKHFVQRETLSVQWDRICKPPLEAIQAYETVQARALPEDISSLLNKLVVVKLNGGLGTSMGVQGPKGLMEVRDDNTFLDLTIQQIEHLNKTHNCDVPLVLMNSSLTEEDTQRSLQRYSHCSVKIHTFLQSRYPLVRKDTMLPLLPPAGWALSGHGDVYASLCRSGLAELFTEQGKEILFISNMDNLGASVDLHILNQLLQEESSASGGRCDFLMEVTDRTRADVRGGTLIELDGKLQLLEIAQVPKEHTDEFMSVSEFKIFNTNNLWVSLECVRRLVREHAVHMEIIASSQTLPGGQEVIRLEVAAGSAIGSFARPRGVNVPRSRFLPVKTTSDLLLVRSNLYDLREGALEMSERREFKTVPLVKLGAPFTKVQDLRTRFENIPDLLDLDHLTVSGDVTFGKDVVLKGTVIIISNHGSSIAIPSGSVLENKVVSGNLCVLDH